From the Psilocybe cubensis strain MGC-MH-2018 chromosome 6, whole genome shotgun sequence genome, the window ACGCTGCAACATGTTTGCCACTAAAACTCGTGTTCTGACGCCTTTCACCTAGATAATGTGGGAGAGGCAAAGTACGGTAGCGTAGACTGGGATCTGTAAGTTCAGTCGCGTGCTACGACAACTGCGCGCGTGCTCAACCCCTGAACTACAGAAACTGGTCGAGGATCAACGGGGACGATGAAATGACCTGGGGACGTCAGTGCTTTCCATGATTAAGATCATGGCTGCGTCTGAACatatttctctttttgaTATTATATAGCCGATCCCCTCCTGACGCCTCTTGGAAAACAACAGGCGGCTGATGTGCAAAGAGAAATGGTCCTCGAGGCAGCTGCAGGGTTGCCTCCCCCCCATAAACGTTATTGCAGCCCATTCTCACGCGCACTGGATACTTGTGACATAGCCTTCGCGGGGGTCTACGAGGAACACCCATACCCCGTCCTTGTCGTCGAGGTAGGCGAATCGAGTTGTATAAATATAGATATAGAATCACCAGCTAATAATGGAATGTGTAGGATTGCAGGGAGGAAAATGGTGTTCACACCTGTGACAAACGCAACACGCGCTCATATATAGCCAACTATAAACCCCATTTCTTGATAGAAGAGGGTCTTACAGAGTTGGATGACCTTTGGGACCCCAACGTGCGTGAAACCAAAGAGGAGGTTTCGCTGCGCGCACGGTCAATTATAGATAGGGTCTTTGCGAATGATACTGAATCCTACTGTCAGTATTTATCTTTCATTTCTCATGCTTTGCTGAAGGCTGCTTGGCAGACATCTCGATTACATCTCACAGTGGTTTCATCACTGGATTTTTGCAGGCAATAGGGCGCGAGCGGTATCCGCTCCCAACTGGAGGTATAGTCCTCACTGCAGCATCCAATGTCTCCGGCGCTAATACCCTCAACTCTTCTTCTACTAACAGGGGTCATACCCGTTCTGGTTAAGAGAACTCAACTTTCTTCCTCTTGATGGGCGTCAGTTGCCCGAAGGCGATGACGTAAGGTGTCGGACTCTGATAAGATACAGTAATTTTTCCATACACGCACTTTGACACGCACACGGTTCTTAAATGAAgcatttgattttgattgagTGATGGGGCACTTGACGTAGTATTTACTGAGATTATCCCTTTTGTTGGTACCGCGTAGAACTGCCTATTTGTCTCAAAATGCGTTACTGAAAGAAATACCTGACCCCTGTGAGCTTCTGCTGGAGCTAAGCTCAGTAGAAGCACTCCAGTGAAAGCCACTGAATTCGTACTGCCTCAGAGTACAATTGTTTACTATGCCAGATGAATGGGACTATCATTATACAAAGTAAAAAGTTCATCAAATTGTCAAGACAAagaataataataatatatTTACAGGGTATGCCCAATAAAACAACCAAGATGCCCAAAGGGGTGGAAGATCGTGTATCCAACCaccagaaaaagaaatggtaGTAACGACAATACTATAATTGAAGGACTAGGGGTATGGATAGCAGGGGAGTACAATAAAATAAATGAACCACGAAAAAGGAGTGAAAGTTAAAAATAACAACAAGAAGGGAATAAACTGAGCATACAATTCACAGACTCGGAATAGTCCAAACGAGGGGAAATGATTAAGAGAATGATATCTTCACAGGAATGGGTAAACCTATCGGATCAAAAGAGCGTCGAAAATCCGAGAAATAACAAGAAAAGGGGATATTGTACCAGGGGGGCGCGTAGACCAAATTAGCGCCTAAAAAGCGTGACAAGAAAAATGGGGACAATGAAACGGAGGTGGGCTTCCTGACATCATCAGTGACGTGCGATTGGAGACATTAGGGGGCTTTTCCATTGGCATTCGTGGTCGTcggagacgacgacgagcaaaTGGG encodes:
- a CDS encoding putative phosphoglycerate mutase (putative phosphoglycerate mutase ARB_03491), with protein sequence MSFPTRYESVPGFFVQDDAHAIAVAVPPRLGLKDASDDRWPKFLALVEKLNAESPPDVSYKFFLLIRHGQGYHNVGEAKYGSVDWDLNWSRINGDDEMTWGPDPLLTPLGKQQAADVQREMVLEAAAGLPPPHKRYCSPFSRALDTCDIAFAGVYEEHPYPVLVVEDCREENGVHTCDKRNTRSYIANYKPHFLIEEGLTELDDLWDPNVRETKEEVSLRARSIIDRVFANDTESYYISITSHSGFITGFLQAIGRERYPLPTGGIVLTAASNVSGANTLNSSSTNRGHTRSG